The following proteins are encoded in a genomic region of Magnolia sinica isolate HGM2019 chromosome 1, MsV1, whole genome shotgun sequence:
- the LOC131248948 gene encoding pentatricopeptide repeat-containing protein At4g20770 produces the protein MESKMAHVRISQITNLLQSCIDKKAHLPGKILHAHILRNGFSPDIFVSNKLIEFYAKCGCIERARYVFDQMPARNVYSWNAIVGACSKSGNLNDASELFERMPERSVVSWNTMIGTLARNGYEGKALNLYYMMNREEFKPSHFTFASILSACGSILELEHGRRCHGLSVKVGLDGNMYVENALLGMYAKCGVIRDAIRIFDEMSLPNEVSCTSMMGGLAQTDHVEEALKMFGKMHRNGIPIDSVALSSILGVCARGEDGELGVSNQCFGPWSNTNGQQIHALVIKLGFESDLHVGNSLIDMYAKSGDIDNAEMVFAALPELNVVSWNVLIAGYGQKGHGEKSLELLQRMQLSGFIPDDVTYVSMLSACVKSGDIETAHQMFKKISNPNVSLWNAILSGYCQKGNYKEAIELFQKMQYVNVRPDRTTMALILSSCAGMGLVECGKQVHSVSIRAMLLGDVFVASGLVDMYSKCGNIDSASRVFNRMEERDVVAWNSMIAGFALHSLNKEAFSFFKQMRAEGMCPTQFSYASVVSSCARLSSSSQGRQIHSQITKDGYVNDIFVGSALIDMYAKCGDIEEARWFFDGMPVKNIVSWNEMIHGYAQNGCGDKAVELFEDMLRREEKPDSVTFIAVLTACSHSGLVDAGIKFFDSMEKEHGIKPLVNHYTCIIDSLGRAGRFEEAEVLMDKMPYKDDPIIWEVLLSACRLHANAGLGKWAAEQLFHLDPQNPSPYVLLANIYAALGRWDDASAVRKLMSFRGIVKDPGYSWIEFKNGVQAFMVDDDLRMVDDVVNDRQWPAMGTAQNIARDEICSN, from the coding sequence ATGGAAAGCAAGATGGCGCATGTTAGAATCTCCCAGATTACCAATCTCTTGCAGTCTTGTATCGACAAGAAAGCCCATCTACCAGGAAAAATCCTTCATGCTCATATCCTCAGAAATGGCTTCTCTCCAGATATATTTGTATCTAACAAACTCATCGAATTCTATGCAAAATGCGGTTGCATCGAGCGTGCCCGCTATGTTTTCGATCAAATGCCTGCAAGAAATGTCTATTCGTGGAATGCTATTGTCGGGGCCTGTTCGAAATCCGGTAATTTAAATGATGCGAGCGAGTTGTTTGAGAGAATGCCCGAAAGAAGTGTTGTTTCATGGAATACCATGATTGGCACATTGGCGCGAAATGGGTATGAAGGAAAAGCGTTGAATTTGTATTACATGATGAATAGAGAAGAATTCAAGCCATCCCATTTCACTTTTGCTAGCATTCTTAGTGCATGTGGCAGCATACTAGAATTAGAACATGGTAGAAGATGCCACGGTCTTTCTGTGAAGGTTGGTCTGGATGGAAACATGTATGTCGAGAATGCTTTATTGGGCATGTATGCTAAGTGTGGGGTTATCAGGGATGCAATTCGCatttttgatgaaatgtctctgccGAATGAGGTTTCATGTACCTCGATGATGGGCGGATTGGCACAAACTGATCATGTTGAGGAAGCCTTAAAAATGTTTGGGAAGATGCATAGGAATGGAATTCCGATTGACTCTGTTGCATTATCCAGCATTTTGGGTGTTTGTGCTAGAGGTGAAGATGGTGAATTGGGTGTTTCAAATCAATGTTTTGGGCCTTGGAGCAATACAAATGGACAACAAATACATGCTCTCGTGATTAAACTAGGGTTTGAATCGGATCTTCATGTAGGAAATTCGTTGATTGATATGTATGCCAAGTCTGGTGATATTGACAATGCGGAGATGGTTTTTGCGGCATTGCCTGAGCTAAATGTTGTTTCTTGGAATGTTTTGATAGCAGGTTATGGCCAGAAAGGCCATGGAGAGAAATCCTTAGAGCTCTTGCAACGGATGCAATTGTCTGGTTTCATACCAGATGATGTGACTTATGTCAGTATGCTCAGTGCATGTGTCAAGTCTGGAGATATTGAAACTGCTCATCAAATGTTTAAAAAGATTTCAAACCCGAACGTCAGCTTGTGGAATGCTATACTTTCTGGATACTGCCAGAAAGGAAACTACAAGGAGGCAATAGAATTATTCCAGAAAATGCAGTATGTAAATGTCCGGCCGGATCGAACCACTATGGCACTAATCCTTAGCTCATGTGCGGGTATGGGGCTTGTTGAATGCGGCAAACAAGTCCATTCTGTTTCAATAAGGGCTATGCTCCTTGGTGATGTGTTTGTTGCGAGTGGGCTCGTTGACATGTATTCAAAGTGTGGAAATATCGATTCGGCAAGTCGGGTTTTCAATAGAATGGAAGAAAGGGATGTGGTTGCTTGGAATTCGATGATTGCAGGTTTTGCTCTCCATTCTCTGAACAAAGAGGCTTTCTCTTTCTTTAAGCAGATGCGAGCAGAGGGCATGTGCCCTACACAGTTCTCTTATGCGAGTGTAGTCAGTTCATGTGCTCGATTGTCTTCTTCGTCTCAAGGGAGACAGATACATTCACAGATCACAAAAGACGGCTATGTAAATGATATTTTTGTGGGGAGTGCGTTGATTGACATGTATGCGAAATGCGGTGATATAGAAGAGGCCCGCTGGTTTTTCGATGGCATGCCTGTCAAGAATATAGTTTCGTGGAATGAAATGATACATGGTTATGCGCAGAATGGATGTGGCGATAAGGCTGTTGAACTGTTCGAAGACATGCTTCGGAGGGAAGAGAAACCGGATAGTGTGACCTTCATTGCTGTTCTGACTGCTTGTAGCCATTCGGGATTGGTTGATGCAGGGATCAAATTCTTCGATTCCATGGAAAAAGAGCACGGGATCAAGCCGTTGGTCAATCACTATACATGCATCATTGACTCTCTAGGACGGGCTGGCCGTTTCGAAGAAGCAGAAGTGCTTATGGACAAGATGCCGTATAAAGATGACCCTATCATATGGGAGGTCTTGCTGAGTGCTTGCAGGCTTCACGCTAATGCCGGCTTGGGAAAATGGGCTGCAGAGCAGCTTTTCCATCTCGATCCCCAAAACCCATCACCTTATGTGCTTCTAGCCAACATATATGCTGCTTTGGGAAGATGGGATGATGCATCGGCTGTTAGGAAACTGATGAGCTTTCGGGGGATTGTGAAGGATCCTGGTTATAGCTGGATTGAGTTTAAGAATGGGGTGCAAGCTTTTATGGTTGATGATGATCTGAGGATGGTTGATGATGTTGTGAATGATAGACAATGGCCTGCTATGGGGACAGCGCAAAACATTGCAAGAGATGAAATTTGTTCTAATTGA